Proteins found in one Muntiacus reevesi chromosome 2, mMunRee1.1, whole genome shotgun sequence genomic segment:
- the LOC136161835 gene encoding zinc finger protein 551-like isoform X3, producing the protein MGRGAWRAMVRRVAESRTRLKRLSTAHAGRTLYQLSHQAAYLGATQNRQRSRSPRLTDSAPSRVRRRRRRGCGTHHSSHIAGQILYLLSHQAAYLGATQNSQEIQISAPYRLCSIQSPMAVVTTLRDPPQGVKFTDVAIDFSREEWRLLDEAQRRLYHSVMLDNFALVASLGCWHGTEDEEAPSEQRLSVEAESQVRVSKAGLSTWKILPCETCVPILKEALHQAEHRTIHSFRKAGWVSTCLRHFCSSADSHWQQRDDGGEKPCERDVERVSFVRSCNLLVSGTPFTSREVGEDCLATLGLLQHQATSNNEESQTGRKSEQAFHTEKSHYKWGECEKVDSHNHNLVQDQNLCSKEGLYHCNKCSKGFNCNYRLIQHQQIHTGQRPGECGECGKFFSQISGLVKHQRIHSGTKPSGCRECGRLFTHNFSLTKHQRIHTGERTRECRKIFSHKSKLIHQQTQLTGGIHFKCGECRKFFSHKSKLIEHQRVHTEERRHECTKCGKTFRHSSSLFRHQRVHTGERPYECSECGKSFGYKYDLIQHQRIHSGERPYVCSECGKSFRKLSNLIRHRSVHTGERPYECNVCGKSFSRRFVFIEHQRVHTGERPFECTECGKSFTRKTELIQHQRIHSGTRLYECSECRKCFRQHSGLTHHQRIHSGEKPHECNECGESFSQNASLIQHQRVHTGEKPYECNKCGKSFSRSDILTQHQRGHTGERPYECSECEKSFSWKSSLLRHQRVHTGERPYECSECEKSFSCKSNLLRHRRVHTGEKPYECSECGKSFSHSSSLIKHRRVHTC; encoded by the exons atgggcagaggagcctggcgggccatggtccgtagggtcgcagagagtcggacacgactgaagcgcctaaGCACCGCTCACGCAG gccggactctttaccagctgagccaccaggcggCGTACCTCGGGGCGACCCAAAACAGGCAGAGATCCAGATCTCCGCGCCTGACAGACTCCGCTCCATCCAGAGTccgacggcggcggcggcgaggctGTGGGACCCACCACAG ttcccacattgcaggccagattctttacctgctgagccaccaggcggCGTACCTCGGGGCAACCCAAAACAGTCAAGAGATCCAGATCTCTGCGCCTTACAGACTCTGCTCCATCCAGAGTCCGATGGCAGTGGTGACGACGCTAAGGGACCCACCACAG GGTGTGAAGTTTACGGATGTGGCCATTGACTTCTCCCGGGAGGAGTGGCGGCTCCTGGATGAGGCTCAGAGACGCCTGTACCACAGTGTGATGCTGGACAACTTTGCACTTGTCGCATCCCTGG GTTGTTGGCATGGAACAGAAGATGAGGAGGCCCCTTCTGAGCAGAGGTTATCTGTAGAAGCAGAATCACAGGTCAGGGTTTCTAAGGCAGGTCTATCCACCTGGAAGATCCTCCCCTGTGAGACGTGTGTCCCCATTTTAAAAGAAGCTTTGCACCAAGCTGAGCACCGAACGATACACTCTTTTAGGAAAGCAGGCTGGGTTAGTACATGTTTGAGACACTTCTGTTCCAGTGCAGACTCTCACTGGCAGCAGAGGGATGATGGTGGAGAGAAGCCCTGTGAACGCGATGTGGAGAGGGTCTCATTTGTGAGGAGCTGCAACCTCTTGGTGTCAGGGACGCCTTTCACCAGTAGGGAAGTTGGGGAGGACTGCCTAGCCACCTtgggccttctccagcaccaggccACAAGCAACAATGAGGAATCACAGACTGGCAGAAAGAGTGAGCAGGCCTTTCACACTGAAAAAAGTCATTACAAGTGGGGTGAATGTGAAAAAGTTGACAGCCACAACCACAATCTTGTTCAAGATCAAAACCTCTGCTCTAAAGAAGGACTTTATCACTGTAACAAATGTAGTAAAGGCTTCAACTGCAACTACAGACTTATTCAGCACCAGCAAATTCACACTGGACAAAGGCCAGGTGAGTGTGGTGAATGTGGGAAATTCTTTAGCCAAATCTCTGGCCTTGTTAAACACCAGAGAATTCACAGTGGTACAAAGCCTTCTGGATGCAGAGAATGTGGAAGATTATTTACCCACAACTTTAGTCTTACAAAacaccagagaattcacactggagaaaggacTCGTGAATGCAGAAAAATCTTCAGTCACAAATCCAAACTCATTCACCAACAGACACAACTTACtggaggaattcattttaaaTGTGGTGAATGTAGGAAATTCTTTAGCCACAAATCCAAGCTCATTGAACACCAGAGAGTTCACACTGAAGAAAGACGTCATGAATGCACCAAATGTGGGAAGACTTTTAGACACAGCTCTAGCCTTTTCCGGCACCAAagagttcacactggagaaaggccttatgaatgcagtgaatgtgggaaatcttttGGCTACAAATATGACCTCATTCAACACCAGAGAATTCACAGTGGAGAAAGGCCTTATGTGTGCAGTGAATGTGGAAAGTCTTTTAGAAAATTGTCTAACCTCATTCGTCACCGGAGTGTTCATACTGGTGAAAGACCTTATGAGTGCAATGTTTGTGGAAAATCCTTTAGTCGCAGATTTGTCTTCATTGAACATCAGagagttcacactggagaaagacCTTTTGAGTGCACTGAATGTGGAAAATCCTTTACCCGAAAAACTGAGCTCAttcaacatcagagaattcattctGGCACAAGACTTTATGAGTGCAGTGAATGTAGAAAATGTTTTAGACAACACTCTGGCCTTACTCACCACCAGAGAATTCATTCTGGAGAAAAGCCTCATGAGTGTAATGAATGTGGAGAATCCTTTAGCCAAAATGCTAGCCTTATTCAACATCAGAGAGTCCATACTGGAGAAAAGCCATATGAGTGTAACAAATGTGGAAAATCCTTTAGCCGAAGTGATATTCTCACTCAACACCAGAGAGGTCACACTGGTGAGAGGCCTtatgagtgcagtgaatgtgAAAAATCCTTTAGCTGGAAATCTAGCCTCCTTAGACACCAGagagttcacactggagaaagaccttatgagtgcagtgaatgtgAAAAATCCTTTAGCTGCAAATCTAACCTCCTTAGACACCGGagagttcacactggagagaa gccttatgagtgtagtgaatgtgggaaatcttttAGCCATAGCTCTAGCCTTATTAAACACCGAAGAGTTCACACTTGTTAA
- the LOC136161835 gene encoding zinc finger protein 551-like isoform X2 has translation MGRGAWRAMVRRVAESRTRLKRLSTAHAAHGMLQARILEWVAVPFSRGSSQPEDGTQVSPTAGRTLYQLSHQAAYLGATQNRQRSRSPRLTDSAPSRVRRRRRRGCGTHHSSHIAGQILYLLSHQAAYLGATQNSQEIQISAPYRLCSIQSPMAVVTTLRDPPQGVKFTDVAIDFSREEWRLLDEAQRRLYHSVMLDNFALVASLGCWHGTEDEEAPSEQRLSVEAESQVRVSKAGLSTWKILPCETCVPILKEALHQAEHRTIHSFRKAGWVSTCLRHFCSSADSHWQQRDDGGEKPCERDVERVSFVRSCNLLVSGTPFTSREVGEDCLATLGLLQHQATSNNEESQTGRKSEQAFHTEKSHYKWGECEKVDSHNHNLVQDQNLCSKEGLYHCNKCSKGFNCNYRLIQHQQIHTGQRPGECGECGKFFSQISGLVKHQRIHSGTKPSGCRECGRLFTHNFSLTKHQRIHTGERTRECRKIFSHKSKLIHQQTQLTGGIHFKCGECRKFFSHKSKLIEHQRVHTEERRHECTKCGKTFRHSSSLFRHQRVHTGERPYECSECGKSFGYKYDLIQHQRIHSGERPYVCSECGKSFRKLSNLIRHRSVHTGERPYECNVCGKSFSRRFVFIEHQRVHTGERPFECTECGKSFTRKTELIQHQRIHSGTRLYECSECRKCFRQHSGLTHHQRIHSGEKPHECNECGESFSQNASLIQHQRVHTGEKPYECNKCGKSFSRSDILTQHQRGHTGERPYECSECEKSFSWKSSLLRHQRVHTGERPYECSECEKSFSCKSNLLRHRRVHTGEKS, from the exons atgggcagaggagcctggcgggccatggtccgtagggtcgcagagagtcggacacgactgaagcgcctaaGCACCGCTCACGCAG cccatggaatgctccaggccagaatactggagtgggtagccgttcccttctcccggggatcttcccaacccgaggatggaacccaggtctcccccactgcaggccggactctttaccagctgagccaccaggcggCGTACCTCGGGGCGACCCAAAACAGGCAGAGATCCAGATCTCCGCGCCTGACAGACTCCGCTCCATCCAGAGTccgacggcggcggcggcgaggctGTGGGACCCACCACAG ttcccacattgcaggccagattctttacctgctgagccaccaggcggCGTACCTCGGGGCAACCCAAAACAGTCAAGAGATCCAGATCTCTGCGCCTTACAGACTCTGCTCCATCCAGAGTCCGATGGCAGTGGTGACGACGCTAAGGGACCCACCACAG GGTGTGAAGTTTACGGATGTGGCCATTGACTTCTCCCGGGAGGAGTGGCGGCTCCTGGATGAGGCTCAGAGACGCCTGTACCACAGTGTGATGCTGGACAACTTTGCACTTGTCGCATCCCTGG GTTGTTGGCATGGAACAGAAGATGAGGAGGCCCCTTCTGAGCAGAGGTTATCTGTAGAAGCAGAATCACAGGTCAGGGTTTCTAAGGCAGGTCTATCCACCTGGAAGATCCTCCCCTGTGAGACGTGTGTCCCCATTTTAAAAGAAGCTTTGCACCAAGCTGAGCACCGAACGATACACTCTTTTAGGAAAGCAGGCTGGGTTAGTACATGTTTGAGACACTTCTGTTCCAGTGCAGACTCTCACTGGCAGCAGAGGGATGATGGTGGAGAGAAGCCCTGTGAACGCGATGTGGAGAGGGTCTCATTTGTGAGGAGCTGCAACCTCTTGGTGTCAGGGACGCCTTTCACCAGTAGGGAAGTTGGGGAGGACTGCCTAGCCACCTtgggccttctccagcaccaggccACAAGCAACAATGAGGAATCACAGACTGGCAGAAAGAGTGAGCAGGCCTTTCACACTGAAAAAAGTCATTACAAGTGGGGTGAATGTGAAAAAGTTGACAGCCACAACCACAATCTTGTTCAAGATCAAAACCTCTGCTCTAAAGAAGGACTTTATCACTGTAACAAATGTAGTAAAGGCTTCAACTGCAACTACAGACTTATTCAGCACCAGCAAATTCACACTGGACAAAGGCCAGGTGAGTGTGGTGAATGTGGGAAATTCTTTAGCCAAATCTCTGGCCTTGTTAAACACCAGAGAATTCACAGTGGTACAAAGCCTTCTGGATGCAGAGAATGTGGAAGATTATTTACCCACAACTTTAGTCTTACAAAacaccagagaattcacactggagaaaggacTCGTGAATGCAGAAAAATCTTCAGTCACAAATCCAAACTCATTCACCAACAGACACAACTTACtggaggaattcattttaaaTGTGGTGAATGTAGGAAATTCTTTAGCCACAAATCCAAGCTCATTGAACACCAGAGAGTTCACACTGAAGAAAGACGTCATGAATGCACCAAATGTGGGAAGACTTTTAGACACAGCTCTAGCCTTTTCCGGCACCAAagagttcacactggagaaaggccttatgaatgcagtgaatgtgggaaatcttttGGCTACAAATATGACCTCATTCAACACCAGAGAATTCACAGTGGAGAAAGGCCTTATGTGTGCAGTGAATGTGGAAAGTCTTTTAGAAAATTGTCTAACCTCATTCGTCACCGGAGTGTTCATACTGGTGAAAGACCTTATGAGTGCAATGTTTGTGGAAAATCCTTTAGTCGCAGATTTGTCTTCATTGAACATCAGagagttcacactggagaaagacCTTTTGAGTGCACTGAATGTGGAAAATCCTTTACCCGAAAAACTGAGCTCAttcaacatcagagaattcattctGGCACAAGACTTTATGAGTGCAGTGAATGTAGAAAATGTTTTAGACAACACTCTGGCCTTACTCACCACCAGAGAATTCATTCTGGAGAAAAGCCTCATGAGTGTAATGAATGTGGAGAATCCTTTAGCCAAAATGCTAGCCTTATTCAACATCAGAGAGTCCATACTGGAGAAAAGCCATATGAGTGTAACAAATGTGGAAAATCCTTTAGCCGAAGTGATATTCTCACTCAACACCAGAGAGGTCACACTGGTGAGAGGCCTtatgagtgcagtgaatgtgAAAAATCCTTTAGCTGGAAATCTAGCCTCCTTAGACACCAGagagttcacactggagaaagaccttatgagtgcagtgaatgtgAAAAATCCTTTAGCTGCAAATCTAACCTCCTTAGACACCGGagagttcacactggagagaagtcTTAA
- the LOC136161835 gene encoding zinc finger protein 551-like isoform X1, translating into MGRGAWRAMVRRVAESRTRLKRLSTAHAAHGMLQARILEWVAVPFSRGSSQPEDGTQVSPTAGRTLYQLSHQAAYLGATQNRQRSRSPRLTDSAPSRVRRRRRRGCGTHHSSHIAGQILYLLSHQAAYLGATQNSQEIQISAPYRLCSIQSPMAVVTTLRDPPQGVKFTDVAIDFSREEWRLLDEAQRRLYHSVMLDNFALVASLGCWHGTEDEEAPSEQRLSVEAESQVRVSKAGLSTWKILPCETCVPILKEALHQAEHRTIHSFRKAGWVSTCLRHFCSSADSHWQQRDDGGEKPCERDVERVSFVRSCNLLVSGTPFTSREVGEDCLATLGLLQHQATSNNEESQTGRKSEQAFHTEKSHYKWGECEKVDSHNHNLVQDQNLCSKEGLYHCNKCSKGFNCNYRLIQHQQIHTGQRPGECGECGKFFSQISGLVKHQRIHSGTKPSGCRECGRLFTHNFSLTKHQRIHTGERTRECRKIFSHKSKLIHQQTQLTGGIHFKCGECRKFFSHKSKLIEHQRVHTEERRHECTKCGKTFRHSSSLFRHQRVHTGERPYECSECGKSFGYKYDLIQHQRIHSGERPYVCSECGKSFRKLSNLIRHRSVHTGERPYECNVCGKSFSRRFVFIEHQRVHTGERPFECTECGKSFTRKTELIQHQRIHSGTRLYECSECRKCFRQHSGLTHHQRIHSGEKPHECNECGESFSQNASLIQHQRVHTGEKPYECNKCGKSFSRSDILTQHQRGHTGERPYECSECEKSFSWKSSLLRHQRVHTGERPYECSECEKSFSCKSNLLRHRRVHTGEKPYECSECGKSFSHSSSLIKHRRVHTC; encoded by the exons atgggcagaggagcctggcgggccatggtccgtagggtcgcagagagtcggacacgactgaagcgcctaaGCACCGCTCACGCAG cccatggaatgctccaggccagaatactggagtgggtagccgttcccttctcccggggatcttcccaacccgaggatggaacccaggtctcccccactgcaggccggactctttaccagctgagccaccaggcggCGTACCTCGGGGCGACCCAAAACAGGCAGAGATCCAGATCTCCGCGCCTGACAGACTCCGCTCCATCCAGAGTccgacggcggcggcggcgaggctGTGGGACCCACCACAG ttcccacattgcaggccagattctttacctgctgagccaccaggcggCGTACCTCGGGGCAACCCAAAACAGTCAAGAGATCCAGATCTCTGCGCCTTACAGACTCTGCTCCATCCAGAGTCCGATGGCAGTGGTGACGACGCTAAGGGACCCACCACAG GGTGTGAAGTTTACGGATGTGGCCATTGACTTCTCCCGGGAGGAGTGGCGGCTCCTGGATGAGGCTCAGAGACGCCTGTACCACAGTGTGATGCTGGACAACTTTGCACTTGTCGCATCCCTGG GTTGTTGGCATGGAACAGAAGATGAGGAGGCCCCTTCTGAGCAGAGGTTATCTGTAGAAGCAGAATCACAGGTCAGGGTTTCTAAGGCAGGTCTATCCACCTGGAAGATCCTCCCCTGTGAGACGTGTGTCCCCATTTTAAAAGAAGCTTTGCACCAAGCTGAGCACCGAACGATACACTCTTTTAGGAAAGCAGGCTGGGTTAGTACATGTTTGAGACACTTCTGTTCCAGTGCAGACTCTCACTGGCAGCAGAGGGATGATGGTGGAGAGAAGCCCTGTGAACGCGATGTGGAGAGGGTCTCATTTGTGAGGAGCTGCAACCTCTTGGTGTCAGGGACGCCTTTCACCAGTAGGGAAGTTGGGGAGGACTGCCTAGCCACCTtgggccttctccagcaccaggccACAAGCAACAATGAGGAATCACAGACTGGCAGAAAGAGTGAGCAGGCCTTTCACACTGAAAAAAGTCATTACAAGTGGGGTGAATGTGAAAAAGTTGACAGCCACAACCACAATCTTGTTCAAGATCAAAACCTCTGCTCTAAAGAAGGACTTTATCACTGTAACAAATGTAGTAAAGGCTTCAACTGCAACTACAGACTTATTCAGCACCAGCAAATTCACACTGGACAAAGGCCAGGTGAGTGTGGTGAATGTGGGAAATTCTTTAGCCAAATCTCTGGCCTTGTTAAACACCAGAGAATTCACAGTGGTACAAAGCCTTCTGGATGCAGAGAATGTGGAAGATTATTTACCCACAACTTTAGTCTTACAAAacaccagagaattcacactggagaaaggacTCGTGAATGCAGAAAAATCTTCAGTCACAAATCCAAACTCATTCACCAACAGACACAACTTACtggaggaattcattttaaaTGTGGTGAATGTAGGAAATTCTTTAGCCACAAATCCAAGCTCATTGAACACCAGAGAGTTCACACTGAAGAAAGACGTCATGAATGCACCAAATGTGGGAAGACTTTTAGACACAGCTCTAGCCTTTTCCGGCACCAAagagttcacactggagaaaggccttatgaatgcagtgaatgtgggaaatcttttGGCTACAAATATGACCTCATTCAACACCAGAGAATTCACAGTGGAGAAAGGCCTTATGTGTGCAGTGAATGTGGAAAGTCTTTTAGAAAATTGTCTAACCTCATTCGTCACCGGAGTGTTCATACTGGTGAAAGACCTTATGAGTGCAATGTTTGTGGAAAATCCTTTAGTCGCAGATTTGTCTTCATTGAACATCAGagagttcacactggagaaagacCTTTTGAGTGCACTGAATGTGGAAAATCCTTTACCCGAAAAACTGAGCTCAttcaacatcagagaattcattctGGCACAAGACTTTATGAGTGCAGTGAATGTAGAAAATGTTTTAGACAACACTCTGGCCTTACTCACCACCAGAGAATTCATTCTGGAGAAAAGCCTCATGAGTGTAATGAATGTGGAGAATCCTTTAGCCAAAATGCTAGCCTTATTCAACATCAGAGAGTCCATACTGGAGAAAAGCCATATGAGTGTAACAAATGTGGAAAATCCTTTAGCCGAAGTGATATTCTCACTCAACACCAGAGAGGTCACACTGGTGAGAGGCCTtatgagtgcagtgaatgtgAAAAATCCTTTAGCTGGAAATCTAGCCTCCTTAGACACCAGagagttcacactggagaaagaccttatgagtgcagtgaatgtgAAAAATCCTTTAGCTGCAAATCTAACCTCCTTAGACACCGGagagttcacactggagagaa gccttatgagtgtagtgaatgtgggaaatcttttAGCCATAGCTCTAGCCTTATTAAACACCGAAGAGTTCACACTTGTTAA
- the LOC136161835 gene encoding zinc finger protein 551-like isoform X4: protein MAVVTTLRDPPQGVKFTDVAIDFSREEWRLLDEAQRRLYHSVMLDNFALVASLGCWHGTEDEEAPSEQRLSVEAESQVRVSKAGLSTWKILPCETCVPILKEALHQAEHRTIHSFRKAGWVSTCLRHFCSSADSHWQQRDDGGEKPCERDVERVSFVRSCNLLVSGTPFTSREVGEDCLATLGLLQHQATSNNEESQTGRKSEQAFHTEKSHYKWGECEKVDSHNHNLVQDQNLCSKEGLYHCNKCSKGFNCNYRLIQHQQIHTGQRPGECGECGKFFSQISGLVKHQRIHSGTKPSGCRECGRLFTHNFSLTKHQRIHTGERTRECRKIFSHKSKLIHQQTQLTGGIHFKCGECRKFFSHKSKLIEHQRVHTEERRHECTKCGKTFRHSSSLFRHQRVHTGERPYECSECGKSFGYKYDLIQHQRIHSGERPYVCSECGKSFRKLSNLIRHRSVHTGERPYECNVCGKSFSRRFVFIEHQRVHTGERPFECTECGKSFTRKTELIQHQRIHSGTRLYECSECRKCFRQHSGLTHHQRIHSGEKPHECNECGESFSQNASLIQHQRVHTGEKPYECNKCGKSFSRSDILTQHQRGHTGERPYECSECEKSFSWKSSLLRHQRVHTGERPYECSECEKSFSCKSNLLRHRRVHTGEKPYECSECGKSFSHSSSLIKHRRVHTC, encoded by the exons ATGGCAGTGGTGACGACGCTAAGGGACCCACCACAG GGTGTGAAGTTTACGGATGTGGCCATTGACTTCTCCCGGGAGGAGTGGCGGCTCCTGGATGAGGCTCAGAGACGCCTGTACCACAGTGTGATGCTGGACAACTTTGCACTTGTCGCATCCCTGG GTTGTTGGCATGGAACAGAAGATGAGGAGGCCCCTTCTGAGCAGAGGTTATCTGTAGAAGCAGAATCACAGGTCAGGGTTTCTAAGGCAGGTCTATCCACCTGGAAGATCCTCCCCTGTGAGACGTGTGTCCCCATTTTAAAAGAAGCTTTGCACCAAGCTGAGCACCGAACGATACACTCTTTTAGGAAAGCAGGCTGGGTTAGTACATGTTTGAGACACTTCTGTTCCAGTGCAGACTCTCACTGGCAGCAGAGGGATGATGGTGGAGAGAAGCCCTGTGAACGCGATGTGGAGAGGGTCTCATTTGTGAGGAGCTGCAACCTCTTGGTGTCAGGGACGCCTTTCACCAGTAGGGAAGTTGGGGAGGACTGCCTAGCCACCTtgggccttctccagcaccaggccACAAGCAACAATGAGGAATCACAGACTGGCAGAAAGAGTGAGCAGGCCTTTCACACTGAAAAAAGTCATTACAAGTGGGGTGAATGTGAAAAAGTTGACAGCCACAACCACAATCTTGTTCAAGATCAAAACCTCTGCTCTAAAGAAGGACTTTATCACTGTAACAAATGTAGTAAAGGCTTCAACTGCAACTACAGACTTATTCAGCACCAGCAAATTCACACTGGACAAAGGCCAGGTGAGTGTGGTGAATGTGGGAAATTCTTTAGCCAAATCTCTGGCCTTGTTAAACACCAGAGAATTCACAGTGGTACAAAGCCTTCTGGATGCAGAGAATGTGGAAGATTATTTACCCACAACTTTAGTCTTACAAAacaccagagaattcacactggagaaaggacTCGTGAATGCAGAAAAATCTTCAGTCACAAATCCAAACTCATTCACCAACAGACACAACTTACtggaggaattcattttaaaTGTGGTGAATGTAGGAAATTCTTTAGCCACAAATCCAAGCTCATTGAACACCAGAGAGTTCACACTGAAGAAAGACGTCATGAATGCACCAAATGTGGGAAGACTTTTAGACACAGCTCTAGCCTTTTCCGGCACCAAagagttcacactggagaaaggccttatgaatgcagtgaatgtgggaaatcttttGGCTACAAATATGACCTCATTCAACACCAGAGAATTCACAGTGGAGAAAGGCCTTATGTGTGCAGTGAATGTGGAAAGTCTTTTAGAAAATTGTCTAACCTCATTCGTCACCGGAGTGTTCATACTGGTGAAAGACCTTATGAGTGCAATGTTTGTGGAAAATCCTTTAGTCGCAGATTTGTCTTCATTGAACATCAGagagttcacactggagaaagacCTTTTGAGTGCACTGAATGTGGAAAATCCTTTACCCGAAAAACTGAGCTCAttcaacatcagagaattcattctGGCACAAGACTTTATGAGTGCAGTGAATGTAGAAAATGTTTTAGACAACACTCTGGCCTTACTCACCACCAGAGAATTCATTCTGGAGAAAAGCCTCATGAGTGTAATGAATGTGGAGAATCCTTTAGCCAAAATGCTAGCCTTATTCAACATCAGAGAGTCCATACTGGAGAAAAGCCATATGAGTGTAACAAATGTGGAAAATCCTTTAGCCGAAGTGATATTCTCACTCAACACCAGAGAGGTCACACTGGTGAGAGGCCTtatgagtgcagtgaatgtgAAAAATCCTTTAGCTGGAAATCTAGCCTCCTTAGACACCAGagagttcacactggagaaagaccttatgagtgcagtgaatgtgAAAAATCCTTTAGCTGCAAATCTAACCTCCTTAGACACCGGagagttcacactggagagaa gccttatgagtgtagtgaatgtgggaaatcttttAGCCATAGCTCTAGCCTTATTAAACACCGAAGAGTTCACACTTGTTAA
- the LOC136161835 gene encoding uncharacterized protein isoform X6 yields MGRGAWRAMVRRVAESRTRLKRLSTAHAAHGMLQARILEWVAVPFSRGSSQPEDGTQVSPTAGRTLYQLSHQAAYLGATQNRQRSRSPRLTDSAPSRVRRRRRRGCGTHHSSHIAGQILYLLSHQAAYLGATQNSQEIQISAPYRLCSIQSPMAVVTTLRDPPQGVKFTDVAIDFSREEWRLLDEAQRRLYHSVMLDNFALVASLGPLRNLPCVQ; encoded by the exons atgggcagaggagcctggcgggccatggtccgtagggtcgcagagagtcggacacgactgaagcgcctaaGCACCGCTCACGCAG cccatggaatgctccaggccagaatactggagtgggtagccgttcccttctcccggggatcttcccaacccgaggatggaacccaggtctcccccactgcaggccggactctttaccagctgagccaccaggcggCGTACCTCGGGGCGACCCAAAACAGGCAGAGATCCAGATCTCCGCGCCTGACAGACTCCGCTCCATCCAGAGTccgacggcggcggcggcgaggctGTGGGACCCACCACAG ttcccacattgcaggccagattctttacctgctgagccaccaggcggCGTACCTCGGGGCAACCCAAAACAGTCAAGAGATCCAGATCTCTGCGCCTTACAGACTCTGCTCCATCCAGAGTCCGATGGCAGTGGTGACGACGCTAAGGGACCCACCACAG GGTGTGAAGTTTACGGATGTGGCCATTGACTTCTCCCGGGAGGAGTGGCGGCTCCTGGATGAGGCTCAGAGACGCCTGTACCACAGTGTGATGCTGGACAACTTTGCACTTGTCGCATCCCTGG GTCCACTCAGGAACCTGCCCTGCGTTCAGTAG